In Geminocystis sp. NIES-3709, a single genomic region encodes these proteins:
- a CDS encoding DnaJ C-terminal domain-containing protein: MTNYYAILGVRRDATPEEIKKEFRSLARRYHPDVNQGDATAEEKFKQINEAYDVLSDDQKRQLYDNQLFGTAKRGIGRSNGFTPPKNFQGFWDNISSNNGKTRISSNPTRPIRDYSPGTVREVKPITPRSQPKDIEAKLDLPLEKAFSGGRERIKLEDGRSLEVDMPSGMYHGQKIRLKGQGIRGGDLYLKILISPHPIFQLQGSDISCEIPLTPAEAIVGGSIEVPTIDGLVKMNVPEGVKSGQRLKLANKGYPNIRGERGDQLIIIQVVAPSEVTEAEKKLYEQIKEIEQFKPRQKLINYYK, from the coding sequence GTGACCAATTATTATGCAATTTTGGGGGTAAGAAGGGATGCCACCCCAGAAGAAATAAAAAAAGAGTTTCGTAGTTTAGCAAGACGTTATCATCCTGACGTAAATCAGGGAGATGCTACTGCGGAAGAAAAATTTAAGCAGATCAATGAGGCTTATGATGTTCTTTCCGATGATCAAAAACGTCAACTCTATGATAATCAACTCTTTGGCACTGCTAAACGTGGAATAGGACGTTCTAACGGTTTTACACCACCTAAAAATTTTCAAGGTTTTTGGGATAATATCAGTTCCAATAATGGCAAAACCAGAATTTCTTCTAATCCTACTCGCCCCATCAGAGATTATAGTCCGGGTACTGTAAGAGAAGTCAAACCGATTACTCCCCGTTCTCAACCGAAAGATATTGAAGCTAAATTGGATTTACCTTTAGAAAAGGCTTTTTCAGGTGGTAGAGAAAGAATAAAGTTAGAAGATGGTCGATCGCTTGAAGTTGATATGCCATCAGGAATGTATCATGGTCAGAAAATTCGCCTTAAAGGGCAAGGTATTCGAGGGGGAGATTTGTACTTAAAAATTTTAATTTCACCTCATCCTATTTTCCAATTACAAGGATCTGACATTTCTTGTGAAATTCCCTTAACTCCCGCAGAAGCTATTGTAGGAGGCTCGATCGAAGTACCTACCATCGACGGATTAGTTAAAATGAATGTACCAGAGGGAGTCAAGTCTGGACAAAGATTAAAATTAGCGAATAAAGGTTATCCTAACATTCGAGGAGAAAGAGGAGATCAATTAATAATTATCCAAGTGGTTGCACCTTCAGAAGTTACCGAAGCCGAAAAGAAATTATACGAACAAATCAAGGAAATTGAGCAATTTAAACCCCGTCAAAAACTCATAAATTATTATAAATAA
- a CDS encoding universal stress protein, which produces MLDKILYADSGNGNTQEMLKTLLDIPAFQNSEITILHVIPPQASADALAEKWEEGGKILSDIVKNVNINPTKVSTILKQGDPKDTVCNTALEVNADLILMGSRGLKRLESFLENSVSQYVFQLSDRPMLLVKDDIYVRKIKRVMLALDKSESSEYALELTLYMLRDYREAELYLVRINPDMSPDLELSTAEMAQNPILAPALMKAKRMGISTKCIVSGGRPGKQICQLAEDKNIDLLLLGSPDRRPSVAKNLVDLDRLLGTSLSDYIRVNANCPVFLVRK; this is translated from the coding sequence ATGTTAGATAAAATTTTATATGCAGATTCGGGAAATGGAAATACTCAAGAAATGCTCAAAACTTTGTTAGATATTCCTGCTTTTCAAAACAGTGAAATTACCATTCTCCATGTTATACCCCCTCAAGCGTCTGCGGATGCCTTAGCAGAAAAATGGGAAGAAGGCGGAAAAATACTATCAGATATCGTTAAAAATGTTAATATTAATCCCACTAAGGTTTCAACTATTTTAAAACAAGGTGATCCTAAAGACACGGTTTGTAATACGGCACTAGAGGTTAATGCTGATCTTATTTTAATGGGTTCGAGAGGTTTAAAACGTCTGGAGTCTTTCTTAGAAAATTCTGTGAGTCAATACGTCTTTCAATTAAGCGATCGACCTATGTTACTGGTGAAAGATGATATATATGTCCGTAAAATTAAACGGGTAATGTTAGCCCTAGACAAATCAGAGTCTTCTGAATATGCCTTAGAATTAACTTTATATATGCTCAGAGACTATCGAGAAGCAGAATTATACCTAGTCAGAATCAATCCTGATATGAGTCCTGATTTAGAACTATCGACGGCTGAAATGGCACAAAATCCTATTTTAGCTCCAGCTTTGATGAAAGCAAAACGTATGGGAATTAGCACTAAGTGTATTGTAAGTGGTGGCAGACCGGGCAAACAAATTTGTCAATTAGCTGAGGATAAAAACATCGATTTGTTACTATTAGGATCTCCCGATCGACGACCTTCTGTTGCCAAAAACTTAGTTGATTTAGATCGTTTATTAGGAACTTCTTTATCCGATTATATTCGAGTAAATGCAAATTGTCCTGTTTTTTTAGTCCGCAAATAG
- a CDS encoding DUF928 domain-containing protein, with translation MLKIQSKSVIFVSLFMAIVPFVDIFSSVKAIEFPNAPKREAPQSTAAGGRRGGCVSGNIPIMPLTPSKDNSVKTVSPQPEFFVYIPPTKAKFVQFVLKDETGNTLDSQEMGITEGDQVVTINVGEKVNLETDKKYTWEISLICNPMIINTSNYTKGIIERVSLEDNVKKELLANKDIVKQAEIYANNNIWQDTISLVASVKESQPQQWEELLTSVGLENLADKKLINQ, from the coding sequence ATGTTAAAAATTCAAAGCAAATCAGTTATTTTCGTTAGCTTATTTATGGCGATCGTGCCTTTTGTTGATATTTTTTCTTCAGTAAAAGCGATCGAATTTCCCAATGCACCAAAAAGAGAAGCACCTCAAAGTACTGCGGCAGGAGGAAGAAGAGGAGGTTGTGTGAGTGGCAATATTCCTATTATGCCTTTAACTCCTAGCAAAGATAATTCTGTGAAAACTGTTTCTCCTCAACCAGAATTTTTTGTTTATATTCCCCCAACTAAAGCTAAATTTGTGCAGTTTGTTCTAAAAGATGAGACAGGCAACACTTTAGATAGTCAAGAAATGGGTATAACTGAAGGGGATCAAGTTGTAACTATAAATGTAGGAGAAAAAGTTAATTTAGAAACAGACAAAAAATATACTTGGGAAATATCATTAATATGTAATCCGATGATAATCAATACCAGTAATTACACTAAAGGAATAATAGAAAGAGTATCTTTAGAAGATAATGTTAAAAAAGAACTATTAGCAAATAAAGACATCGTCAAACAAGCGGAAATTTATGCTAATAATAATATTTGGCAAGATACAATCTCTTTAGTGGCTAGTGTCAAAGAATCTCAACCTCAACAGTGGGAAGAATTGTTAACATCAGTGGGATTGGAAAATTTGGCTGACAAAAAATTAATTAATCAATAG
- the ispD gene encoding 2-C-methyl-D-erythritol 4-phosphate cytidylyltransferase: MYLLIPAAGMGKRMGSPQNKLLLTLKNKPLLAWTLIAANESKSIEWVGIMGQSYDFPLFEDIITLVNPSKPVKLIKGGDTRQESVYNGLQALPNNAQKVLIHDGARCLATPELFDRCAETLLHSQGLIAAIPVKDTIKIVNHDRIVTDTPPRENLWAAQTPQGFDVQLLKECHEKGLSFGWEVTDDAALLEKCGFPVKIVEGEETNLKITTPMDLTIAEFILKNLRY, encoded by the coding sequence ATGTATTTATTAATTCCAGCGGCAGGAATGGGCAAAAGAATGGGAAGTCCTCAAAATAAATTATTATTGACTTTAAAGAATAAACCTTTATTAGCATGGACATTAATCGCAGCTAATGAGTCAAAAAGTATAGAATGGGTTGGAATTATGGGGCAATCTTACGATTTTCCATTATTTGAGGACATTATCACCCTAGTTAACCCTTCTAAACCTGTTAAATTAATTAAAGGGGGAGATACTAGACAAGAATCTGTCTATAATGGCTTACAAGCATTACCTAACAACGCGCAAAAAGTGTTAATTCATGATGGAGCAAGATGTTTAGCTACTCCTGAATTATTCGATCGATGTGCTGAAACTTTATTACATTCTCAAGGATTAATAGCCGCTATACCGGTTAAAGATACCATCAAAATAGTTAATCACGATCGAATAGTCACAGATACTCCTCCAAGGGAAAATTTATGGGCGGCTCAAACTCCTCAAGGTTTTGATGTACAACTATTAAAAGAGTGTCACGAAAAAGGATTAAGTTTCGGTTGGGAAGTAACGGATGATGCTGCATTGTTGGAAAAATGTGGTTTTCCCGTAAAAATAGTTGAGGGTGAAGAAACTAACCTAAAAATAACAACTCCTATGGATTTAACGATCGCAGAATTTATTCTCAAAAATTTAAGATACTAA
- a CDS encoding site-2 protease family protein, translating into MNGNIRVGSLFGIPFYIHPSWFLVLGLMTLTYGTDLAYQTGLPGILPWVLGLFTSLLLFSSVLAHELGHSFVAMAQGIEVKSITLFIFGGLAALEKESKTPEQALLVAIAGPLVSLLLFALFTIIAINFQLPLAFSLIISLLATINFILAMFNMIPGLPLDGGNVLKAIVWKVTGNPQKGVIFAGMVGQFFGWTAIIIGALGTLNVIGFGNFWTVFIGWFLLQNAGTAAQSARIEDKLNHYTAADAILPESPVVKDSLTLREFANEYVIGKQQWRKFLVTNEEGILIGVLNVDDLKSIGTSLWNDTLVSDLMKSKTEVKTVIDTLSLLEVVKLIEQQSEQELTVVKENGFVVGLIEKQAIIKFLQSQMTTATS; encoded by the coding sequence ATGAATGGAAATATCAGAGTTGGAAGTTTATTTGGTATCCCCTTCTATATTCATCCCTCATGGTTTTTAGTCTTAGGATTGATGACTTTAACCTATGGCACTGATTTAGCCTATCAAACAGGATTACCCGGTATCTTACCTTGGGTATTGGGACTATTCACCTCTTTACTTTTATTTTCTTCTGTTTTAGCCCATGAATTAGGTCATAGTTTTGTGGCAATGGCACAAGGTATCGAAGTTAAATCGATCACTTTATTTATTTTTGGTGGTTTAGCGGCCTTGGAAAAAGAGTCAAAAACCCCCGAACAAGCCTTATTAGTGGCGATCGCAGGTCCTTTAGTTAGTTTACTCTTATTCGCTTTATTTACCATCATTGCCATCAATTTTCAGCTACCTCTTGCCTTTAGCTTAATAATCTCCTTACTAGCTACGATTAACTTTATTTTGGCAATGTTTAACATGATCCCCGGACTTCCCTTAGACGGTGGTAATGTTTTAAAAGCTATTGTTTGGAAAGTAACAGGCAATCCCCAAAAAGGCGTAATTTTTGCGGGAATGGTAGGACAATTTTTTGGTTGGACAGCCATTATTATTGGTGCTTTAGGTACATTAAACGTCATCGGCTTTGGTAATTTTTGGACAGTATTTATCGGTTGGTTTTTATTACAAAATGCAGGTACTGCCGCCCAATCTGCCAGAATTGAAGATAAATTAAATCACTACACTGCCGCCGATGCTATTTTACCTGAAAGCCCAGTGGTGAAAGACAGCTTAACCTTGAGAGAATTTGCCAATGAATATGTTATCGGGAAACAACAATGGCGTAAATTTTTAGTGACTAATGAAGAAGGTATTTTAATCGGTGTTTTGAATGTGGATGACTTAAAATCGATCGGTACTTCTCTATGGAATGATACTCTAGTATCGGATTTAATGAAATCAAAAACAGAAGTAAAAACTGTCATTGATACCCTTTCATTGTTAGAAGTAGTTAAACTAATAGAACAACAATCAGAACAAGAATTAACTGTAGTTAAAGAGAATGGTTTTGTGGTAGGACTAATTGAAAAACAAGCTATCATTAAATTTTTACAATCTCAAATGACTACGGCAACCAGTTAA
- a CDS encoding folate/biopterin family MFS transporter, with the protein MFINIYQPTKIKEYIEDKLLFGNKLTPELFAILTVYFVQGILGLARLAVSFFLKDELMLSPAQVSALMGIAAIPWVTKPIIGFLSDGKPLFGYRRRSYLFLSGILGTIAWLSLGTLVNNAWSATTAILFTSLSVAMSDVIVDSVVVERAKNESLVKSGSLQSVTWGCSALGGLITAYFSGSLLQHFSNHQVFLVTACFPLFVVGIAGLIIEKPIEKEAISSPFKSQIKQLWDTITKKSILAPVIFIALWQGTPSADSAFFFFSTNELGFTAEFLGRIRLITSLAALMGVFCYQIWLKQIPFRVMLGWSVVLSSLLGMTSLILVTHFNRTLGIDDHWFSLGDSLVLTVMGQIAFMPVLVLSARLCPEGIEASFFALLMSIWNLAGLLSHELGALLTHWLGITETNFEHLWLLLLITNLSSLLPLPLLKLLPNEDPQLQMKVDELPISEVYEHHTSGAFLGQDIMPEVMLTISNGRRGEDN; encoded by the coding sequence ATGTTTATTAATATTTATCAACCAACTAAAATCAAGGAATACATAGAAGATAAGCTATTATTTGGGAATAAACTTACCCCAGAATTATTTGCTATTCTGACAGTATATTTTGTGCAAGGTATTTTAGGATTAGCTAGACTCGCTGTTAGTTTTTTCCTCAAAGACGAATTAATGTTGTCACCTGCCCAAGTTTCTGCTCTAATGGGTATTGCGGCGATTCCCTGGGTAACTAAGCCAATTATCGGTTTTTTAAGTGATGGTAAACCTCTTTTCGGTTATCGTCGTCGCAGTTATCTCTTTTTATCCGGTATTTTAGGCACGATCGCATGGTTAAGTTTAGGTACATTAGTTAATAATGCTTGGAGTGCAACTACTGCCATTTTATTTACTTCCTTATCCGTTGCGATGAGTGATGTTATTGTTGACTCCGTAGTAGTAGAAAGAGCAAAAAATGAGTCTTTGGTAAAATCGGGTTCTTTACAGTCTGTAACATGGGGCTGTTCTGCTTTAGGGGGATTAATTACAGCTTATTTCAGTGGTTCACTTTTACAACATTTTAGCAATCATCAAGTATTTTTAGTTACTGCCTGTTTTCCTTTATTCGTAGTTGGCATTGCGGGGTTAATTATAGAAAAGCCGATAGAAAAAGAAGCTATATCTAGCCCATTTAAAAGTCAAATTAAGCAATTATGGGATACTATCACCAAAAAATCAATTTTAGCTCCTGTTATCTTTATTGCCCTTTGGCAAGGTACACCTAGTGCTGATTCTGCTTTTTTCTTCTTTTCCACCAATGAATTAGGATTCACCGCCGAATTTTTGGGTAGAATAAGATTAATAACCAGTTTAGCCGCACTAATGGGTGTATTTTGTTATCAAATATGGCTTAAACAAATCCCTTTTCGAGTGATGTTGGGATGGAGTGTTGTGTTATCTTCTCTTTTAGGCATGACAAGTTTAATTCTTGTTACCCATTTTAACCGTACTTTAGGCATTGATGATCATTGGTTTAGCTTAGGAGATAGTCTTGTTTTAACGGTAATGGGACAAATTGCCTTTATGCCTGTATTAGTATTGTCAGCACGTCTTTGTCCTGAAGGCATCGAAGCTAGTTTTTTTGCCCTTTTAATGTCTATATGGAATTTAGCAGGATTATTATCTCATGAGTTAGGTGCTTTATTAACCCATTGGTTAGGAATAACAGAAACTAATTTTGAACATCTTTGGTTATTATTACTTATCACCAATTTATCCAGTTTATTACCCTTGCCCTTACTGAAATTATTACCTAATGAAGATCCTCAATTACAAATGAAAGTGGATGAGTTGCCTATATCTGAAGTTTATGAACATCATACCTCTGGAGCTTTTTTAGGTCAAGATATTATGCCTGAAGTTATGCTTACTATTAGTAATGGGAGACGAGGTGAAGATAATTAA
- a CDS encoding hybrid sensor histidine kinase/response regulator yields MITSEQASQNQKLYKQTLIRLGEMLKILKEGDNSRNREHIKSHCDFLSIQGKKLNLFGWVEVMETSKMAILNPENDYDSTTKLIIKEIKKAGEYLVKNEINSIFVGDSLQVLAPNARSRLMDLETVYIDAAEIKMAQEEAYNPTPTLQKDLWRETNIDFNPPIPEPVQLENNDSIPDDEEDSDIFFADLGLSDDDSLLDDWLDDDSFADENQHISAVFVGEEDFNIPVQNSDDDDLSNLFDDNDNEHQSIDQWTDDKEISHHENSDDWEFLLDEDQDESVIISAHSEIDEVSDDLEDLFDDNPSQEKYKVTIIQENFDGDDLDDLFTQSVRSTVIIDDPQAELEGILNNLDDLEIEDDFPSTGTFNTYQILQPVKRKQPHVLVYDDFEDLNTLLTNNFQWIESQDIFSDLESIIFNSVINYYDDQADLEKLVNSSRRNVEEVNWQELSNIVEDLPTKEFSSNKKTTKNQDTLSGLSDLDQLLAQAGQVSGKQKQKWTRPQNNLPAKTQPKIFEQSMRVSVKQLDNLNNLIGEMVVRRNRLEEDQDKLRQFLENLLSHVQNLSDVGARMQDTYERSLLEGALIDSRKKNEATVKAQLARAESRSQSGVGRSESTYFGNSDNGGTTENNKFQPPELDELELDRFTGFHLLAQDILELIVRVRESTSDIQFLVDETDQLGRNLRQVTTQLQEEINKSRMVSFSQNADRLPLPIRKIAEGYNKQIKLKVEGREVLIDKMILEHLWDPLLQITKNCVTHGIELPEERESIGKPPMGTITVRAFLQGPQTVISVSDDGAGIDPQKIKKKAIQNKLITPAQAQNLKDQDIYEFLFHAGFTTKEKADSHAGRGVGLDIVRTKLNEIRGSVTVDSTPGMGTTFTIRLPLTLSIGKALCCMNDNTRIAFPIDGIEDTKDYSASEIKVNAQGQKCILWKNTLLPFRPLSTLMNYNRQITRSIIYTSNAQDETIPIVILRGGNNLLAIQVDQVLGQEEIVIKQISGPLPKPKGIAGATVRSDGIVMAIGDVIELIEIAQGNLSTKVHVDMPEGFQYDRTVFAEPVKTQPLILIVDDSITVREMLSMSLSKAGYRFEQARDGQEAWQKLRSGLPCDIVFCDIEMPRMNGLELLQHIQEDPELNHIPVAILSSRGAEKHQRIAAELGASAYLIKPYVDSDLLESTKKMLEGEVLLTGSTKQPKLKANKSTLPPQQQSTSTGKKKTKSSPMVLIIDDSVVVREMLSMTFKKAGYQVEQARDGQDAWDKVVDGLPCDLLLCDIEMPRMNGLELLAKMQQDENLSKLPVAMVTSRGAEKHRKIAADLGAKAYFTKPYLEEELLNAAQKLIKGEVLL; encoded by the coding sequence ATGATTACCAGTGAACAAGCCAGTCAAAACCAAAAACTCTACAAACAGACACTAATACGTCTCGGCGAGATGTTAAAAATCCTCAAGGAAGGAGATAATAGCCGTAATCGAGAACATATCAAATCCCATTGTGATTTTTTGTCTATTCAAGGAAAAAAACTAAATCTTTTTGGTTGGGTAGAAGTGATGGAAACGTCAAAAATGGCAATTCTAAATCCAGAAAATGATTATGACTCTACGACTAAATTAATTATTAAAGAAATCAAAAAAGCCGGAGAATATCTGGTAAAAAATGAAATTAATTCTATTTTTGTCGGAGATAGTTTACAAGTTTTAGCACCTAACGCTCGATCGAGATTGATGGATTTAGAAACAGTCTATATCGATGCCGCAGAGATCAAAATGGCTCAAGAAGAAGCATATAATCCTACTCCTACTCTTCAAAAAGACTTATGGCGAGAAACGAACATCGACTTTAATCCCCCCATTCCTGAACCAGTACAATTAGAAAACAACGATTCTATTCCAGATGATGAAGAAGATAGTGATATATTCTTTGCTGATTTAGGACTATCCGATGATGATAGTTTACTTGATGATTGGTTAGATGATGATTCTTTTGCTGATGAAAATCAACACATTAGCGCCGTATTTGTGGGAGAAGAAGATTTTAATATTCCTGTTCAAAATTCTGATGATGATGATCTAAGTAATTTATTTGATGACAATGACAATGAACATCAGTCGATCGATCAATGGACAGATGACAAAGAAATTAGTCATCATGAAAATTCTGATGATTGGGAATTTTTACTAGATGAAGATCAAGATGAATCTGTTATCATTTCTGCTCATAGTGAAATTGACGAAGTGTCTGATGATTTAGAGGATTTATTTGACGACAATCCTTCGCAAGAAAAATATAAAGTAACAATTATTCAAGAAAACTTTGATGGGGATGATCTAGATGATTTATTTACACAAAGCGTTAGAAGTACAGTTATTATTGATGATCCTCAAGCTGAATTAGAAGGTATTTTAAATAATCTTGATGATTTAGAAATAGAAGATGATTTTCCCAGTACTGGTACTTTTAATACCTATCAAATCTTACAACCTGTTAAACGCAAACAACCCCATGTTCTAGTTTATGATGATTTTGAAGACTTAAATACTCTACTCACTAATAATTTTCAGTGGATAGAATCTCAAGACATATTTTCTGATTTAGAATCGATTATTTTCAATTCCGTTATTAACTATTATGATGATCAGGCTGATTTAGAAAAACTGGTTAATTCCTCTCGTCGTAATGTAGAAGAAGTTAATTGGCAAGAGTTAAGCAATATTGTGGAAGATTTACCAACAAAAGAATTTTCTAGCAATAAAAAAACTACCAAAAATCAAGACACTCTCAGTGGATTAAGTGATTTAGATCAATTATTGGCACAAGCAGGACAAGTTAGCGGTAAACAAAAACAAAAATGGACTCGTCCTCAAAATAATCTCCCCGCCAAAACTCAACCCAAAATATTTGAGCAAAGTATGAGGGTATCGGTTAAACAACTAGATAACTTAAATAACCTCATCGGGGAAATGGTTGTTCGTCGTAATCGTCTTGAGGAAGATCAAGATAAATTAAGACAGTTTTTAGAAAATCTTCTCTCTCATGTACAGAATCTCAGTGATGTGGGAGCAAGAATGCAAGATACCTATGAAAGAAGTTTGTTAGAAGGTGCTTTGATTGATAGTCGTAAAAAAAATGAAGCCACCGTAAAAGCCCAATTAGCAAGAGCAGAAAGTCGATCGCAAAGTGGTGTCGGGCGATCAGAATCTACCTATTTCGGAAATAGTGATAATGGAGGCACTACAGAAAACAATAAATTTCAACCTCCAGAATTAGATGAACTCGAATTAGACCGTTTTACGGGATTTCACCTCCTGGCACAAGATATTTTGGAGTTGATTGTACGGGTGAGAGAGTCAACTTCTGATATTCAATTCCTTGTGGATGAAACAGATCAATTAGGCAGAAATTTGCGTCAGGTGACAACTCAGCTTCAAGAGGAAATTAACAAATCTCGCATGGTTTCTTTTTCTCAAAATGCCGATCGTCTTCCTTTACCCATTCGTAAAATTGCTGAAGGATATAACAAGCAAATTAAACTCAAGGTAGAAGGTAGAGAAGTATTAATCGATAAAATGATTCTTGAACATTTATGGGATCCTCTTTTACAAATTACCAAAAACTGTGTAACTCATGGTATTGAACTTCCCGAAGAACGAGAGTCGATCGGAAAACCTCCTATGGGTACAATTACTGTAAGAGCCTTTTTACAAGGGCCTCAAACGGTTATATCGGTATCGGATGATGGTGCAGGAATTGATCCTCAAAAAATTAAGAAAAAAGCAATTCAAAACAAATTAATAACCCCTGCTCAAGCTCAAAATCTCAAAGATCAAGATATTTACGAATTTCTATTTCATGCAGGTTTTACCACCAAAGAAAAAGCCGATAGTCACGCAGGTAGAGGTGTTGGTTTAGACATTGTTCGGACTAAATTAAACGAAATCAGAGGAAGTGTAACTGTTGATTCCACCCCCGGTATGGGTACAACTTTTACTATCCGTTTACCGCTTACCCTAAGCATTGGAAAAGCACTATGTTGCATGAATGATAATACCCGTATTGCTTTTCCCATCGATGGAATTGAAGATACCAAAGATTATTCTGCTAGTGAAATTAAAGTTAATGCTCAAGGACAAAAATGTATTCTTTGGAAAAATACTCTACTTCCCTTCCGTCCTCTTAGTACTTTGATGAATTATAATCGTCAAATTACTCGAAGTATTATATATACTAGCAATGCTCAAGACGAAACAATCCCCATCGTTATTTTGAGAGGTGGCAACAATTTATTAGCCATTCAAGTAGATCAAGTATTAGGCCAAGAAGAAATCGTTATTAAACAAATTTCTGGCCCTTTACCTAAGCCTAAAGGTATTGCAGGCGCTACGGTACGCAGTGATGGTATTGTTATGGCGATCGGAGATGTAATCGAGTTAATTGAAATTGCTCAAGGTAATTTAAGCACTAAAGTCCATGTGGATATGCCAGAAGGTTTCCAATACGATCGTACTGTTTTTGCTGAACCTGTCAAAACTCAACCATTAATCTTAATCGTAGATGATTCTATCACCGTTAGAGAAATGTTGTCGATGAGTTTAAGCAAAGCCGGTTATCGATTTGAACAAGCCAGAGACGGACAAGAAGCATGGCAAAAACTTCGATCGGGCTTACCCTGTGATATTGTATTCTGTGATATTGAAATGCCTAGAATGAACGGTTTAGAACTCTTACAACATATACAAGAAGATCCTGAACTAAATCATATTCCCGTAGCAATTTTATCTTCTCGTGGTGCAGAAAAACACCAACGAATCGCCGCCGAATTGGGCGCTTCCGCTTATCTCATTAAACCTTATGTAGATTCAGATCTTCTTGAGTCAACCAAAAAAATGTTGGAAGGAGAAGTCTTATTAACAGGTAGTACAAAACAACCTAAACTAAAAGCTAATAAATCAACCTTGCCTCCTCAACAACAAAGTACTTCTACTGGAAAGAAAAAAACTAAATCGTCTCCTATGGTTTTAATTATTGACGATTCAGTGGTAGTAAGGGAAATGCTATCTATGACCTTTAAAAAAGCTGGTTATCAAGTAGAACAAGCTAGAGATGGTCAAGACGCATGGGATAAGGTGGTCGATGGTTTACCCTGTGATCTCCTATTGTGTGATATTGAGATGCCTCGTATGAACGGTTTAGAATTGTTAGCAAAAATGCAACAGGACGAGAATTTATCGAAATTACCTGTGGCAATGGTAACATCCCGTGGGGCAGAAAAACATCGTAAAATTGCGGCCGATTTGGGTGCTAAAGCCTATTTTACCAAACCCTATTTGGAGGAAGAGTTATTAAATGCGGCCCAAAAATTAATTAAAGGAGAAGTGTTATTGTAA
- the rimI gene encoding ribosomal protein S18-alanine N-acetyltransferase, whose amino-acid sequence MILEIIKIKPLTEKELTQVLELDNLCFGGLWSLDGYTREIESPNSCLLILTINFGENEKVIGLGCFWSIVDEAHLTILATHPNFQGRGFGKLMLAKLLEEAENRNLERATLEVGENNKKALNLYKQFGFKEAGRRKNYYKKTGEDALILWKNFDKQS is encoded by the coding sequence ATGATTTTAGAAATAATTAAGATTAAACCTCTTACGGAAAAAGAATTAACCCAAGTATTAGAATTAGATAATCTTTGTTTTGGAGGTTTATGGAGTTTAGATGGTTATACAAGAGAGATTGAAAGCCCAAATAGTTGTTTATTAATTCTTACTATAAATTTCGGTGAAAATGAAAAGGTTATTGGTTTAGGTTGTTTTTGGTCAATTGTTGATGAAGCTCATTTAACTATTTTGGCTACTCATCCTAATTTTCAAGGGAGAGGTTTCGGTAAATTAATGTTAGCGAAATTACTGGAAGAAGCAGAAAATAGAAATTTAGAAAGGGCAACTTTAGAAGTAGGAGAAAATAATAAAAAAGCCTTAAATTTATATAAGCAATTTGGGTTTAAAGAGGCAGGAAGAAGAAAAAATTATTATAAGAAAACAGGAGAAGATGCTTTGATTTTGTGGAAAAATTTTGATAAACAAAGTTAG